One Streptomyces sp. CNQ-509 DNA window includes the following coding sequences:
- a CDS encoding nitroreductase family protein, whose amino-acid sequence MGYAHGYATAIMHRGRVPMEPVDFVPDWADGPRKTKHYPGTDRLPLPAGPAYPAYATVERGLLTPAGGGGPAFDLGLLAGLLRDSYGLVGRRLGVQANTDLGALPFYPLANWSRGTASGGGLYPVSVYWVSGPSAPVPPGVHHYSPRHHALRRLLTGDVSGVVREALGEGAPGPETDQFLVLGVKYWQNSFKYNSFSFHAVSMDVGALLGTWRTWAGARGTALEPALWFDEERLARLLGVAGDEEGIFAVVPLPWAGYGAAARPGDGAPAAPLPAPPPEVSVRHRDRERSRTVLDFEALTAMQRATAADATARPAPGALAAAAAAPVAGRPETPLPRRAPLARDVRGALRARRSSFGRFAAERPLDGAHLTSCLAAAAGGARLGGDAAAAGADGLVTMYALVNHVAGVEPGTYAYVPDGDPGALRCVSAEPPGAFLQENYFLANYNLEQAAAVLVPTVRTHSVLDAVGDRGYRLVNALIGGVAQATYTAAAALDVGCGVALGFDNIAYRERFELLETDEMPLLIMMLGHERRGAADFRFEIA is encoded by the coding sequence ATGGGATACGCCCACGGATACGCGACCGCGATCATGCATCGCGGCCGGGTGCCGATGGAGCCGGTGGACTTCGTGCCCGACTGGGCGGACGGTCCCCGCAAGACCAAGCACTACCCCGGTACGGACCGGCTGCCGTTGCCCGCCGGGCCCGCCTACCCCGCGTACGCCACCGTCGAGCGCGGGCTGCTGACCCCCGCGGGCGGCGGGGGGCCGGCGTTCGACCTCGGGCTGCTCGCCGGGCTGCTGCGGGACTCGTACGGGCTGGTGGGACGGCGCCTCGGCGTGCAGGCCAACACGGACCTGGGCGCCCTGCCGTTCTACCCGCTCGCCAACTGGTCCCGCGGCACCGCCTCCGGCGGCGGGCTGTATCCCGTCTCCGTCTACTGGGTCAGCGGCCCCTCCGCGCCCGTACCGCCCGGCGTGCACCACTACTCGCCCCGCCACCACGCGCTGCGCCGGCTGCTCACCGGCGACGTCAGCGGCGTGGTGCGCGAGGCGCTGGGGGAGGGGGCGCCGGGTCCCGAGACGGACCAGTTCCTGGTGCTGGGCGTGAAGTACTGGCAGAACTCCTTCAAGTACAACAGCTTCTCCTTCCACGCCGTGAGCATGGACGTGGGCGCGCTGCTGGGCACCTGGCGGACGTGGGCGGGCGCGCGGGGGACGGCGCTGGAGCCCGCGCTCTGGTTCGACGAGGAGCGGCTGGCGCGGTTGCTCGGGGTCGCGGGCGACGAGGAGGGGATCTTCGCCGTCGTACCGCTGCCCTGGGCGGGGTACGGGGCCGCCGCGCGGCCCGGGGACGGCGCCCCCGCCGCGCCGCTGCCCGCGCCGCCACCGGAGGTCTCCGTCCGCCACCGCGACCGCGAACGCTCCCGTACCGTCCTCGACTTCGAGGCCCTCACCGCCATGCAGCGCGCCACCGCCGCCGACGCCACCGCCCGCCCCGCCCCGGGCGCGCTCGCCGCCGCGGCCGCCGCGCCCGTGGCCGGGCGGCCCGAGACGCCGCTGCCGCGGCGGGCGCCGCTGGCCCGGGACGTACGCGGGGCGCTGCGCGCGCGGCGCAGCAGCTTCGGCCGGTTCGCGGCCGAACGGCCGCTGGACGGCGCCCATCTGACGTCCTGCCTGGCCGCAGCCGCGGGCGGCGCCCGGCTCGGCGGGGACGCGGCGGCGGCGGGCGCGGACGGCCTCGTCACGATGTACGCGCTGGTCAACCACGTGGCCGGGGTGGAGCCCGGCACGTACGCGTACGTGCCGGACGGCGACCCCGGCGCGCTGCGGTGCGTCTCGGCGGAGCCGCCCGGCGCGTTCCTCCAGGAGAACTACTTCCTCGCCAACTACAACCTGGAGCAGGCCGCCGCCGTCCTCGTGCCCACGGTCCGCACGCACAGCGTGCTGGACGCGGTGGGCGACCGCGGCTATCGCCTGGTCAACGCGCTGATCGGCGGCGTCGCCCAGGCCACGTACACCGCCGCGGCGGCGCTGGACGTCGGCTGCGGGGTGGCGCTGGGCTTCGACAACATCGCGTACCGCGAGCGGTTCGAGCTGCTGGAGACGGACGAGATGCCGCTGCTGATCATGATGCTGGGCCACGAGCGGCGCGGCGCGGCCGACTTCCGCTTCGAGATCGCCTGA
- a CDS encoding TOMM precursor leader peptide-binding protein — protein MPTTDAWTAGCEALAADLGDRLSALLAAPPGVDVAPLGLTNAFAEPVAGRGGAGGGEPPGRRAAASADAVPVRIYGRHAVVGPLATSGRRGCVRCLERRWQAARSRQLREAVELGGDTGAAGVPPHWGPFAAEALAGVVAEAVSAARRETTARRETTARPETADRREDTAARDASAPRAAGGLPTAEPRPAPFPHVHQLDLGDLTVRRYPLVPDPECPRCGPSERDSADAAVLDLAPSPKYRPGAFRTRALADYDLPIAAFANPVCGALGPTVVLDVSSTSTSATIGCFSLRSGDYLRETFWGGHADTFRDSLRIGVLEGLERYAGMRPRARATTVRASLDQLTAAGRPALDPRRCGLYAPEFHAATGIAPFTADREISWVWGHSLTGDRPLLVPEVLTYYHTPGLADRFVQESSNGCASGGSAAEAVYYGLMEVVERDAFLLAWYGQQPLTELDPASATRPATRQMVARLEMYGYRARFFDAALTFPIPVVTGVAERYDGGPGRMCFGAGAGLDPEAALASALDEIATDAVNLAGRTEREEVRLKAMAADFGRVAALHDHPLVYGLPEMARHADFLLGAGRPPVPLHERYGTRTLPVSDDLADDAAACVAAVAEAGFEVIVVDQTLPEQRERGLWTVSVLVPGLLPIDFGWSRQRALRMPRLRTGLREAGLRDHDLADAELNPAPHPFP, from the coding sequence GTGCCGACGACTGACGCGTGGACCGCCGGGTGCGAGGCGCTGGCCGCGGACCTGGGCGACCGCTTGTCGGCGCTGCTTGCCGCGCCTCCGGGGGTGGACGTGGCCCCGCTGGGCCTGACGAACGCCTTCGCGGAGCCGGTGGCCGGCCGGGGTGGTGCCGGTGGCGGTGAGCCGCCGGGCCGTAGGGCCGCGGCGTCCGCGGACGCGGTGCCCGTACGGATCTACGGGCGGCACGCCGTCGTCGGGCCGCTCGCGACGTCCGGGCGGCGCGGGTGCGTGCGGTGTCTGGAGCGGCGGTGGCAGGCCGCGCGGTCGCGGCAACTGCGCGAGGCCGTCGAACTCGGGGGTGACACCGGGGCCGCCGGGGTGCCCCCGCACTGGGGGCCGTTCGCCGCCGAGGCGCTCGCCGGTGTCGTGGCCGAGGCCGTCTCCGCGGCCCGCCGTGAGACCACCGCCCGCCGTGAGACCACCGCCCGCCCTGAGACCGCTGACCGCCGTGAGGACACCGCCGCTCGCGATGCCTCCGCCCCCCGCGCAGCCGGCGGTCTCCCCACCGCCGAACCCCGCCCCGCCCCCTTCCCCCACGTCCACCAGCTCGACCTCGGCGACCTCACCGTCCGCCGCTACCCCCTCGTCCCCGACCCCGAGTGCCCCCGCTGCGGCCCCAGCGAGCGCGACTCCGCCGACGCCGCCGTCCTCGACCTCGCGCCGTCCCCCAAGTACCGCCCCGGCGCCTTCCGTACCCGCGCGCTCGCGGACTACGACCTGCCCATCGCCGCGTTCGCCAACCCCGTCTGCGGCGCCCTCGGGCCCACCGTCGTGCTCGACGTGTCGTCCACCTCCACCTCCGCCACCATCGGCTGCTTCTCGCTCCGCTCCGGCGACTACCTCCGCGAGACCTTCTGGGGCGGCCACGCCGACACCTTCCGCGACAGCCTGCGCATCGGCGTCCTGGAGGGCCTGGAGCGCTACGCCGGCATGCGCCCGCGCGCCCGCGCGACCACCGTGCGGGCCAGTCTCGACCAGCTCACCGCCGCCGGGCGGCCCGCCCTCGACCCCCGCCGCTGCGGGCTCTACGCCCCCGAGTTCCACGCCGCGACGGGCATTGCCCCGTTCACGGCAGACCGCGAAATCTCCTGGGTCTGGGGCCACTCCCTCACCGGGGACCGCCCCCTGCTCGTACCCGAGGTGCTGACGTACTACCACACCCCCGGGCTCGCCGACCGGTTCGTGCAGGAGAGCTCCAACGGCTGTGCCTCCGGCGGCTCCGCGGCCGAGGCCGTCTACTACGGGCTCATGGAGGTCGTCGAGCGCGACGCCTTCCTCCTCGCCTGGTACGGGCAGCAGCCCCTGACCGAGCTGGACCCCGCCTCCGCCACCCGCCCCGCCACCCGGCAGATGGTCGCGCGGCTGGAGATGTACGGCTACCGCGCCCGGTTCTTCGACGCCGCGCTCACCTTCCCCATCCCCGTCGTCACCGGCGTCGCCGAGCGCTACGACGGCGGTCCCGGACGGATGTGCTTCGGCGCCGGCGCCGGGCTCGACCCCGAGGCGGCGCTCGCCTCCGCGCTGGACGAGATCGCCACCGACGCCGTCAACCTCGCGGGCCGTACGGAGCGCGAGGAGGTCAGGCTGAAGGCGATGGCCGCCGACTTCGGCCGGGTCGCCGCCCTCCACGACCACCCGCTCGTCTACGGGCTGCCGGAGATGGCCCGGCACGCCGACTTCCTCCTCGGGGCCGGCCGCCCGCCCGTGCCGCTGCACGAGCGCTACGGCACCCGCACCCTGCCCGTCTCCGACGACCTCGCCGACGACGCCGCCGCGTGCGTGGCGGCGGTCGCGGAGGCCGGGTTCGAGGTGATCGTCGTCGACCAGACCCTGCCCGAGCAGCGGGAGCGGGGGCTGTGGACGGTGAGCGTGCTCGTACCGGGGCTGCTGCCCATCGACTTCGGCTGGTCCCGGCAGCGGGCGCTGCGCATGCCCCGGCTGCGCACCGGGCTGCGCGAGGCCGGCCTCCGCGACCACGACCTCGCCGACGCCGAGCTGAACCCCGCACCGCACCCGTTCCCCTGA